A stretch of the Kroppenstedtia eburnea genome encodes the following:
- a CDS encoding ATP-dependent helicase, translating into MEAVDLSGLNPGQREAVTLEGKSAVVFAGPGSGKTTVLTRRAAWLLSRGVPGNRMMVVTFTRAAAQEMKQRLLKQTGGSAGITIGTFHSIFLRLLRNSGVPIPRLAGEREQTGLIRELLIGSGRPADEEAVSNTLSQIGFCKGNLMLPERMKLKQEKNIAFRELFQTYQRVMEQRGIWDYDDILLRFHDLLRGDHPLQRRFVHILVDEFQDINRVQMETIRLLLPEGGTLFAVGDDDQSIYGFRGSDPGYMLDLPRTLPNCTRIVLTTNHRSTEPIIRVGQQLIAHNRLRQPKRVEGTGKAGEEPRWWEPADEEDEAGQILDMLRDGVETAVLYRTSTQARAIIDALVRADLPFAVSPGDAAFYRRWQVTDVLSYLKLANHPDDLDALVRVVNRPKRYLFGEEWLDELQRSSRERNLPLLLCLPKLKGLESYQTKYLERMVQQVTALRGCSPAAAVKRVRREIGYDTFLSAMAKDLGHDFQTLAEPVDELAMAAAAHGEIEDFLDHIEQVDRKVREQPESPRVRLMTLHKSKGLEFDRVVLIGLHGMVLPHRRSLQVPDKMKSRAWEEERRLLYVGLTRARRELILSVSRTRQGKRVGPSPFLREMGYTGEEEGPVAQPASRSRPDPEQPQLRYAGESLTEGETLLHSRWGDGVVIRVESLEGSAPGRKVTVRFGDEIHTLHYELSRQLGLLERGGGQ; encoded by the coding sequence GTGGAAGCGGTGGACTTGTCGGGATTGAATCCCGGACAGCGGGAAGCTGTCACCTTGGAGGGAAAGTCGGCGGTGGTATTTGCCGGTCCCGGCAGTGGCAAGACGACGGTCCTGACAAGGCGGGCAGCTTGGCTCCTTTCTCGGGGAGTGCCGGGAAACCGGATGATGGTGGTCACCTTTACCCGGGCGGCGGCACAGGAGATGAAGCAACGTTTGTTGAAACAGACCGGCGGTTCGGCCGGAATCACCATCGGTACTTTCCATTCCATTTTTCTCCGGTTGCTGCGAAATTCCGGTGTGCCCATTCCCCGCCTGGCCGGGGAGCGGGAACAGACCGGATTGATCCGGGAATTGTTGATCGGGTCAGGCAGGCCCGCCGATGAAGAGGCGGTCTCCAACACCTTGAGTCAGATCGGGTTCTGCAAAGGGAATCTGATGTTGCCGGAGCGTATGAAGTTGAAACAAGAAAAAAATATCGCTTTCCGGGAACTGTTCCAGACGTATCAACGGGTGATGGAGCAACGGGGGATTTGGGATTACGACGATATCCTGCTTCGGTTTCACGATTTGTTACGCGGGGATCATCCGCTCCAAAGGCGGTTTGTTCACATTCTGGTGGATGAATTCCAGGACATCAACCGGGTTCAGATGGAAACGATCCGCCTTCTGCTTCCGGAAGGGGGAACTCTCTTCGCTGTGGGGGATGATGATCAGTCCATCTACGGGTTTCGGGGAAGCGATCCGGGATATATGTTGGATCTGCCCCGCACGCTTCCGAACTGCACCCGGATCGTACTGACCACCAATCACCGGTCGACGGAGCCGATCATCCGGGTCGGACAGCAACTGATTGCCCACAATCGTCTCCGGCAACCCAAGAGAGTGGAGGGAACGGGGAAAGCAGGGGAGGAGCCCCGCTGGTGGGAACCGGCGGATGAAGAGGATGAGGCCGGTCAGATCCTGGACATGCTGAGGGATGGGGTGGAGACGGCCGTTCTTTACCGGACTTCCACTCAAGCCCGTGCGATCATCGATGCACTGGTTCGGGCGGATCTCCCCTTTGCCGTCTCTCCCGGAGATGCCGCCTTTTATCGGCGATGGCAGGTAACGGATGTGCTGAGCTATCTCAAGCTGGCCAATCATCCCGATGATCTGGATGCGCTGGTGCGGGTGGTCAATCGCCCGAAGCGGTACCTTTTTGGAGAAGAGTGGCTGGACGAGCTCCAAAGGAGTTCCCGGGAGAGGAATCTGCCTCTGCTCCTGTGCTTGCCCAAACTGAAGGGATTGGAAAGCTATCAAACCAAATACCTGGAACGGATGGTGCAACAAGTGACGGCTTTGCGGGGGTGTTCACCTGCGGCGGCGGTGAAGCGGGTCCGGCGGGAGATCGGATATGACACTTTTCTTTCCGCGATGGCGAAGGATTTGGGTCATGATTTTCAGACACTGGCGGAACCGGTGGATGAACTGGCGATGGCGGCCGCAGCCCACGGGGAGATCGAAGACTTTTTGGATCACATCGAACAGGTGGATCGGAAGGTGAGGGAACAACCGGAGTCTCCCCGGGTTCGGTTGATGACTCTTCACAAGTCGAAAGGGTTGGAGTTTGACCGGGTGGTTCTCATCGGTCTCCATGGGATGGTGCTCCCCCATCGCCGGAGTCTGCAAGTGCCGGATAAAATGAAAAGCCGGGCCTGGGAGGAGGAGAGGCGGTTATTGTATGTGGGGCTGACCCGGGCCCGCCGGGAATTGATTCTCTCCGTCAGTCGGACCCGTCAGGGAAAGCGGGTGGGGCCATCTCCTTTTTTAAGAGAGATGGGGTACACCGGCGAAGAGGAGGGACCGGTGGCACAGCCTGCCTCCCGGAGTCGTCCGGATCCGGAACAGCCCCAGCTCCGTTATGCGGGGGAATCTTTGACAGAGGGAGAGACTCTCCTTCATTCCCGCTGGGGAGACGGAGTGGTCATCCGGGTGGAATCCCTGGAGGGATCCGCACCGGGTCGCAAGGTGACAGTGCGCTTTGGAGATGAAATCCACACCCTCCATTATGAGTTGTCCCGACAGTTGGGATTGCTGGAAAGGGGAGGGGGACAATAA